A single region of the Salicibibacter cibi genome encodes:
- a CDS encoding response regulator, with translation MKAILVDDEALALDFLEHQVNKVGGIEVIGKFNHLDIEKHVALLEEVDVLFLDIEMPEINGLELAERILEIDADISIVFVTAFNDYAVQAFELNALDYVLKPLQIDRLKKTLERVELKVNQRIHKPLRERNVLRVNVSRELSFKLTNDKLDFIQFRTTKSRELFLYLLHHSNKTFRKSELTELLWADFPEEKAYSQLYTAIYHLRKTLHKYKEHFTIKNLGAGYMLSTKDVFIDLVEWEKQIIAAPRLTTETINDYEETMKLYTGGFLEKYDYLWAEGERFRLEQLWIKVAYEMAGYYDKQDNLEMSETWYIKICTARPEEEDAHFLLMKLYAKLGIGLFIDHQYHQLTKAMKDLGLQVRPNITQWYKQWKSDKTM, from the coding sequence GTGAAAGCAATTCTTGTTGACGATGAAGCTCTCGCTTTAGATTTTCTGGAACACCAAGTAAATAAAGTTGGCGGTATTGAAGTCATAGGAAAATTTAATCATTTGGACATTGAGAAGCATGTTGCTCTTTTAGAGGAAGTTGATGTTCTTTTTTTAGATATAGAAATGCCTGAAATCAATGGACTTGAGTTGGCAGAAAGGATACTTGAAATCGATGCGGATATTTCAATTGTTTTTGTTACTGCTTTTAATGATTATGCCGTACAAGCATTTGAATTAAATGCATTAGACTATGTGCTTAAGCCCCTACAAATAGATCGGTTAAAAAAGACGTTGGAAAGAGTTGAATTAAAGGTAAATCAACGAATACATAAGCCTTTAAGAGAACGTAATGTGCTACGAGTAAACGTATCCAGAGAGCTAAGTTTCAAGTTGACAAATGATAAACTTGATTTCATTCAATTTCGAACAACAAAATCCCGGGAATTATTTCTTTATTTACTCCATCACAGCAACAAAACCTTTCGCAAATCCGAGTTAACCGAACTGCTATGGGCAGATTTCCCCGAAGAAAAAGCATATTCACAGCTATATACAGCGATCTATCATCTACGGAAAACATTGCATAAATATAAAGAGCACTTCACCATAAAAAACTTGGGAGCAGGCTATATGTTATCTACGAAAGATGTCTTCATTGATTTGGTTGAGTGGGAAAAACAAATCATTGCTGCTCCCCGTCTCACGACAGAAACAATTAATGATTATGAGGAAACGATGAAATTATATACAGGAGGTTTTTTAGAGAAGTATGACTATTTATGGGCAGAAGGAGAGCGGTTCCGACTGGAACAGCTATGGATAAAAGTCGCTTATGAAATGGCAGGTTATTATGATAAACAGGATAATTTGGAAATGTCGGAAACGTGGTATATTAAGATTTGTACCGCAAGACCGGAAGAGGAAGATGCTCATTTTTTATTAATGAAGTTATATGCAAAACTGGGAATCGGTTTATTTATCGACCACCAGTATCACCAATTGACAAAGGCAATGAAAGATTTGGGTTTACAAGTTAGACCGAATATAACGCAATGGTACAAGCAATGGAAAAGCGATAAAACAATGTAA
- a CDS encoding collagen binding domain-containing protein, producing MAKRLGMIFIAVLIAFQPYLVQIQTATAQGSDDVATEAKLLDGETDLSQKDEVDREEQFELELAYQWSEQSDEQSISVTVPEEIILEDAGGDIENEDGQQVGTYQVENQNITLIPEEEDQQGVLVLQASWNANLIEEIEEADLTFQHPQELQEMEISFEPLITEEEDEEEQEAEEEEEQQEESDGRSEEDAADDEEPSDEQVTEEEAAQEDTDGSTEEEQEVEENEAKEETEEEAEVAENDEETSESEEAGESAEATQADTQNDKHGFNLEIGNVMDLDGNAYGEENLLDPAEEFWLGLSWNLENDHNYEDGDTETFELPNGITIDDEMTGELVDDAGQVVATYTIGTDKQVELTFTDFVETHSNVEGWLEIISTLDEENVEIDDGDAIIEPIGEEGEIRIPIDLGEREKTIEKEGTPNSSYNADEITWEVIINKDQVSLDNAIVTDVLPEGTEYQEGSLNVVELDVDLNGNVIGDGDEVEGIDETFADGELNIPLGDIQDAYRIEYVTSVTDNEETEFQNNATLSDDELEDTSANATVTIDRGDPINKNAVAEYDPLTGMIEWEIEFNYDEQNLEDVTLSDSWTPEGALELVEDSLDFIEMEIDEDGSAHETGNVGLPEGAELQSIEDGFEVTGITTDNPYKVTYQTEVTDRVLDGFSVENTAGFGGESETSGTGIGTYYGAKSAGTIDYAENTVDWTIRINHDEYPMENISIEDTLGEGLTLIEDSMAVTVGGEDYTDYALSGENPFTIAFPEDYTTDEEILITYQTNYVADELPDNTATNHAAITWTPEGEEDSITRDVEAETELNWQTEQRDWKNGSYDPESKEITWTVYSNYRENNINDLIVTDAPQGNQAIIEDSVEVTELAIEPNGDITEGNTLEDVASVDEGENTLQVDIGDTNNAYKIEYRTSLEGLSDIQSEYVNEAEVLDGDETLSNLEATVGIAESATYGDKSGDQDGKQVQWSIDVNLGQQEISNLTLEDSISDNQAYLEDTITVYHASVDVNGNTTRGDEVSEDEYELTFNEDDQAFTIEWNDTVERPFIVEYSTLFFAGHGEDVTNSYDITGDNIIEDGQTDGDGSVTISQTSSGGGSGEAGYLVIDKVDTTDGGEEKLAGAEFDLIDADTGNVLKTGITDDDGQIDFGRLLYGDYVLHETTVPDGYVTPEESRTITIDEAYDPDADLTDYAYTVENYEPVFAIELAKVDDLGENISGVEFELYNLDDDLIATETTDADGNILFEDLPGAGTYYLEETETPAGYEPNEDSIEVEVGAEEREPVIITVENQRELTEVSGTKTWDDADNQDGIRPDSITVNLLANGDTVDSTEVTAEDDWEYSFTGLPQYDNEEEITSYTVEEEDVDVDGYTSEVDGHDIINSYTPK from the coding sequence TTGGCGAAGCGTTTAGGAATGATCTTTATTGCAGTTTTAATCGCGTTCCAACCTTATTTGGTGCAAATACAAACTGCGACAGCTCAAGGTAGTGACGATGTTGCAACGGAAGCCAAGTTGTTAGATGGAGAAACCGATCTAAGTCAAAAGGATGAAGTAGACCGTGAAGAGCAGTTTGAACTAGAACTTGCTTATCAATGGTCGGAACAATCGGATGAGCAGTCTATCTCCGTAACGGTACCAGAAGAAATTATTTTGGAGGATGCCGGCGGGGACATTGAAAATGAGGATGGCCAGCAAGTTGGAACGTATCAAGTGGAGAACCAGAACATCACGTTGATTCCCGAAGAGGAAGATCAGCAAGGTGTTCTTGTTTTGCAGGCTTCTTGGAATGCTAATCTCATTGAAGAGATCGAAGAAGCGGACCTTACATTCCAACATCCTCAAGAATTGCAGGAAATGGAAATTTCCTTTGAGCCTTTGATAACAGAGGAAGAGGATGAAGAAGAACAAGAAGCAGAAGAGGAAGAAGAGCAGCAGGAAGAAAGTGACGGCCGTTCTGAAGAGGATGCTGCCGATGACGAGGAGCCATCAGACGAGCAGGTAACCGAGGAAGAAGCAGCACAGGAAGACACCGATGGTTCAACAGAAGAAGAACAAGAAGTAGAAGAGAATGAAGCAAAAGAAGAAACAGAAGAAGAAGCAGAAGTGGCTGAAAATGATGAAGAGACTTCAGAATCTGAGGAAGCCGGAGAATCAGCTGAGGCGACGCAGGCCGACACACAGAATGACAAGCACGGGTTTAACTTAGAGATTGGCAATGTGATGGATCTGGATGGCAATGCATACGGCGAAGAGAATTTACTGGATCCGGCAGAAGAATTTTGGCTAGGGCTGAGCTGGAACTTAGAAAATGACCATAACTATGAAGATGGGGATACGGAAACTTTTGAACTTCCCAACGGCATTACAATCGATGATGAGATGACTGGTGAGTTAGTGGATGATGCCGGTCAAGTCGTAGCAACCTATACAATAGGCACGGATAAACAAGTCGAATTAACATTTACAGATTTTGTTGAAACGCATAGCAATGTAGAAGGTTGGCTAGAAATCATTTCAACATTGGATGAGGAAAATGTTGAAATCGACGATGGCGACGCGATTATTGAACCCATTGGCGAAGAGGGCGAAATCAGGATCCCTATTGATTTAGGTGAACGAGAGAAAACGATCGAAAAAGAGGGGACACCAAATAGTAGCTATAATGCTGATGAAATTACATGGGAAGTAATCATTAATAAGGATCAAGTGTCATTAGATAATGCAATCGTCACCGACGTCCTTCCCGAAGGAACGGAGTATCAGGAAGGAAGCCTGAATGTCGTTGAATTAGACGTCGATTTAAACGGCAATGTCATTGGCGATGGCGATGAAGTCGAAGGCATCGATGAGACGTTTGCTGACGGTGAATTGAATATCCCGCTCGGCGATATTCAAGATGCTTACCGCATTGAGTATGTCACGTCAGTCACGGACAATGAGGAAACGGAATTCCAAAATAACGCGACACTTTCAGATGATGAACTGGAAGATACGTCAGCAAATGCTACCGTAACCATTGATCGAGGCGACCCGATTAATAAAAATGCTGTCGCAGAGTATGATCCTTTAACAGGGATGATTGAATGGGAAATTGAATTCAACTACGATGAGCAGAATTTGGAAGATGTCACCCTGTCTGATTCATGGACGCCTGAAGGGGCACTGGAATTAGTCGAGGACAGTCTCGATTTCATTGAAATGGAGATTGATGAAGACGGCAGTGCACATGAAACTGGTAATGTCGGCCTGCCGGAGGGTGCTGAACTTCAATCGATTGAAGATGGATTTGAAGTCACCGGAATTACAACCGATAACCCATATAAAGTCACGTATCAAACAGAAGTGACAGACCGTGTGTTGGATGGTTTTAGCGTTGAGAATACGGCTGGCTTTGGCGGCGAATCAGAGACTTCCGGCACGGGTATCGGTACGTACTATGGTGCGAAGTCAGCCGGAACAATTGACTACGCAGAAAATACCGTTGATTGGACCATCCGCATTAACCATGATGAATACCCAATGGAGAATATCAGTATCGAGGATACACTGGGTGAAGGGTTAACGTTGATTGAGGATTCAATGGCGGTAACCGTTGGTGGAGAAGATTATACAGACTATGCACTTTCTGGCGAAAATCCATTCACCATTGCGTTCCCTGAAGACTACACGACAGATGAAGAGATCCTTATCACGTATCAAACCAATTATGTTGCAGACGAATTGCCGGATAATACGGCAACAAATCATGCAGCTATCACGTGGACGCCGGAAGGCGAAGAAGACTCGATTACAAGAGACGTTGAAGCAGAAACCGAGCTAAACTGGCAAACAGAGCAACGTGACTGGAAAAACGGGTCATACGATCCTGAATCCAAAGAAATTACGTGGACGGTTTATTCCAATTACCGTGAAAATAACATTAACGATTTAATTGTTACCGATGCGCCGCAAGGTAATCAAGCGATCATCGAGGATTCTGTTGAAGTCACAGAACTGGCCATAGAGCCAAATGGTGATATAACGGAAGGCAACACCTTGGAAGATGTCGCAAGTGTCGACGAAGGGGAAAATACATTACAAGTCGACATTGGTGACACAAACAACGCGTATAAAATTGAGTACAGAACATCGCTCGAAGGTTTAAGTGATATCCAAAGCGAGTATGTGAACGAAGCAGAAGTATTAGATGGAGACGAAACGTTATCCAATTTAGAAGCCACAGTAGGTATAGCAGAATCAGCTACGTATGGCGACAAGTCCGGTGATCAAGATGGAAAACAAGTGCAGTGGTCCATCGATGTGAACCTTGGGCAACAAGAAATCAGTAACTTAACACTTGAGGACTCCATCTCTGACAATCAAGCGTATCTTGAAGATACGATTACAGTGTATCATGCAAGCGTTGATGTAAATGGAAATACCACCAGAGGAGACGAAGTTTCCGAAGATGAGTATGAGTTAACGTTTAATGAAGATGATCAAGCATTTACGATCGAATGGAACGACACAGTAGAGCGTCCGTTTATCGTTGAATATTCCACATTGTTCTTTGCAGGGCATGGCGAAGATGTCACAAACTCCTATGACATAACAGGTGACAATATCATTGAAGATGGTCAAACAGATGGTGACGGTTCGGTAACCATTAGCCAAACATCTTCAGGCGGCGGATCAGGTGAAGCCGGCTATCTCGTGATCGATAAGGTTGATACAACAGATGGCGGGGAAGAAAAGCTTGCCGGAGCAGAATTTGACTTAATCGATGCAGATACCGGCAATGTATTAAAAACCGGCATAACCGACGATGATGGCCAAATTGATTTTGGGCGTTTGCTATATGGTGACTATGTACTACACGAAACGACTGTACCGGATGGTTATGTCACACCGGAAGAAAGCCGAACCATTACCATTGATGAAGCATACGATCCGGATGCAGATCTAACCGATTATGCCTATACTGTGGAGAATTATGAACCTGTATTTGCTATCGAATTGGCGAAAGTCGATGACTTAGGGGAAAATATCTCCGGAGTTGAGTTCGAACTCTATAATTTGGATGATGACTTAATAGCAACTGAAACAACCGACGCCGATGGCAACATTTTGTTTGAAGATTTACCAGGGGCAGGAACATACTACTTGGAAGAAACAGAGACTCCCGCTGGTTATGAACCAAATGAAGATAGCATTGAGGTAGAAGTTGGTGCAGAAGAAAGAGAACCGGTAATAATAACAGTAGAGAACCAACGTGAATTAACGGAAGTCTCCGGAACAAAGACGTGGGACGATGCTGACAACCAGGATGGTATCCGCCCGGATTCCATCACCGTGAATCTTTTAGCTAATGGCGATACAGTCGATTCCACTGAAGTCACGGCAGAAGACGATTGGGAATATAGCTTCACAGGATTGCCGCAATATGACAATGAGGAAGAAATTACGTCGTACACGGTAGAGGAAGAAGACGTGGACGTTGATGGTTACACATCGGAAGTGGATGGCCATGACATTATAAACAGCTATACCCCGAAGTAA
- a CDS encoding ParM/StbA family protein gives MLMAADIGNSETKMYIEDRFLTQPSVVKRVNRVPEIADTNLAQSIARIEEDLLIHVTSDAIKKNGTYFVGNRASKINDMVENINIKLGNKYRHDIPVIVCLGMIAGNEVKTYYESNEELPKVLEIEGNLSTAIPASEHTNERAEHLQKRLEGKTHTVILYVADQMVTVMVTFHEVNVTTEGVPALYALLTAKDDILKHYDDQYDSKMKPKDMADQNILHADIGDGTTEYIYTEEKNAVLDLCDGARHGVGHATQEAIKLLKNEVGGHLSLNRQQFMNVYQDDTNNLHEVAVQSMDEARYLQAQLILEDIQERAMNTAGRVDKIMVYGGGSIQFYDDLFEDLLDYANEAKIEVIWVPDEYAVNMNINGLKVLNEKLLYNK, from the coding sequence ATGTTAATGGCAGCGGATATCGGAAATTCAGAGACGAAGATGTACATCGAAGATCGTTTTTTAACGCAACCATCTGTGGTGAAGCGAGTGAATCGAGTACCCGAAATAGCAGATACAAATCTTGCACAAAGCATCGCGCGTATTGAAGAAGATTTGCTGATTCATGTAACGAGCGACGCGATTAAAAAGAATGGAACGTATTTTGTCGGAAATCGCGCAAGCAAAATCAATGATATGGTAGAAAATATTAATATTAAACTTGGAAATAAATACAGACACGATATCCCCGTAATTGTCTGTCTTGGCATGATCGCCGGTAATGAAGTCAAAACGTATTATGAGTCGAATGAAGAGTTGCCGAAGGTTTTAGAAATAGAAGGAAATTTGTCGACAGCGATTCCGGCATCTGAACATACCAACGAACGTGCTGAACATTTGCAGAAGCGACTGGAGGGCAAAACACATACGGTCATATTATATGTCGCAGACCAAATGGTTACAGTTATGGTTACATTTCATGAAGTAAATGTCACGACAGAAGGGGTACCCGCGCTTTACGCCCTGCTAACTGCAAAAGATGATATTTTGAAACATTATGATGATCAATATGATTCTAAAATGAAACCGAAAGACATGGCTGATCAAAATATTTTACACGCAGATATCGGAGACGGTACGACCGAGTACATTTATACCGAAGAAAAAAATGCGGTGCTTGATCTCTGTGATGGAGCAAGGCATGGCGTTGGGCATGCAACCCAAGAAGCAATCAAACTGTTGAAAAACGAGGTTGGAGGTCACCTTTCCCTTAACCGGCAACAATTTATGAATGTCTATCAAGATGATACAAATAATTTACATGAAGTTGCCGTGCAAAGCATGGACGAAGCAAGGTACTTGCAAGCGCAACTTATTTTGGAAGATATACAAGAACGGGCGATGAATACAGCGGGCCGAGTTGATAAAATTATGGTCTACGGTGGAGGAAGCATCCAATTTTATGACGATCTTTTTGAAGACCTTTTGGATTATGCCAACGAGGCAAAAATCGAAGTCATTTGGGTGCCGGATGAATACGCAGTGAACATGAATATTAATGGATTAAAGGTCTTGAATGAAAAACTTCTTTATAATAAATAG